GTTGGAAATGTCCAGCCGCTCATCGGCTTCGCGTTGGCTCAGGGTCGTCCAATCATTGACAATGTGGGTTTCCAGGGCATCGGCCCAAGAGCGCAGGATCTGGACCGCCTCCATTTTTTGGGCCGTGGAATAGCTCGTTTCATGGACCATTTCCTCCACAGCAAGGACCAGGGTCTTGAAACACCCGAAAAACATGGCCGCGCTCAGGCCGCGGAACCGATGTCGCCGAGAGGTGGCCAGGATTTTGTCCGCCCAGCCAGAGGTATCGTGGACCAGGGCATAAAAATCCACAGATGGGCCGGCATCTGCCACAGCGGCACATAGCGGATCGAGAAACCATTGGAAGGAGAGGATGCAGTCCTCCCGTTTGGCGGTGGTCGATTCGAGGTAACCGGCCCGGTCCATGTTCGTTTTCCATTTGACCAGAAAATCGTCCACGCGCTGTTGGACGGTCTGGAGGACAGCAAGGGGCATGCGTTCTTCCTTTAGAGGGGTCGACAGAAGGATACAGGGTCCGCCACCATTTCAGGGAGACACCGTTTCTGGGACTGAAATCTCCTCCTTTCAAGGGCGGTCTTCAATACTTCCACCAACCACAAATCCCCGGAGCTGTCCAGCCATGGGGGTGGTTTTGGAGGCAGATCCGCCCATGAGCCGCCTTTTCTTCCAGGCGACAATGTGCTTGGTTGGGGTCTTGATACGCATTTTTCCGTTCCGCAATCCCCGCGTTTTCGAGAGGACCAGTTATGCGCACCCATTTTTCGGATACCGATATTCTGCACCTCCTGCGCCAACCGGAATACACCCATTTGCGAAACCAATTGCACACCGTGCGCTTCCCGGCGGGAAGCATGGTTTCCGACGGCCCACGGGAACCGAATTCAATTTTCGTTGTCGAATCCGGCCGCTTGCGAGTCTACCTCGGCTACGGGGAAAAAGAATTCACCCTTGCGCATCTGCGTCCGGGCGATATCTACAGTACCCACCCCCGAACCTTGATCACCACCCTGGACCCCACAGTGCTGCATTTTATAGCAACCAGCCGCTTTCAGACCTGGCTGCAGGAAACGCCCCAATTGGGGGGTGCCGTATTGCGGGTGCTGGGCGAAATGCTCGGCCAGACATTCACAATTATCGAAGGATTGGCCTTCAAAGACATCACCTGCCGGCTTGCAGAACTCCTCGTCTACGAAGTCCGCCGCAACGGCTCCTTCGATGGAACAGGCTACTGCGTCGAAATGGGGTTGACCATTGAACAAATGGCCTCGATTGTCGGCTCCTCGAGACAGACCGTCTCCACACACCTCAATGAATTGGAGCGCCGAGGGCTCATAGAAAAGCTTGGCCGCGGTGCCTTCCGGGTCCGGGACCCGGAAGCCCTGGCCGCCTGTTGTCCCATTGCCGCTTCGTCAATGGAGAAATAATTCCAGGGACCCTCCACCACGTGCCCCAGCGATGGGTTGACGCAGTGACGTTTCGAGAAACTTCGTACAATTTGTCAGCCAGCTGACAGACACCAATCTCCCAGCACGGCAGAGTCGTTTCCAATGGTCTCAAGACCCGGAGCCCTAAATGCCAAGGAGGCTGTATGAGTAAGGAAAAGCGGAGTATCGAAGAGTTGAGTCTCTGGGAAGACGCGCAACGAATGATCGCCAAAGCCCAGCGAGAAGGAGTGGAAACGGTTTGGGATCGCCTGGAGGAGCAGACCCCGCATTGCACTTTTTGCGAACAAGGGTTGACCTGTCAGAAATGCGTGATGGGGCCTTGCCGTATCAACCCCAAAGACAACGGCAAAAAACAACGGGGGGTCTGTGGCGCAGGTGCGGATCTGACCGTGGCCCGCAATTTCGGCCGCTTCATTGCCGCAGGGGCGGCCTCGCACTCTGACCACGGGCGGGATCTCGTCGAGGTACTCGAAGCTGTGGGGCAGGGAAAGACCACTGATTATGCCGTACGCGACGAAGACAAACTCCGTCGCTTGGCCGATGAAGTCGGCGTAGAGCACGGGGACAAATCAGTCCAGGAGACCGCAGCCGCACTGGCCGAGGTCTTTATGGACGACTACAGTTTTCGCCGCAACGGGGTCAGTTTCGCGGCCCGGGCCCCGGAAAAACGGCGCCGTGTCTGGGAGGAAACCGGAATCACCCCACGCGGCGTGGATCGGGACGTGGTGGAGATGATGCACCGCACCCACATGGGGGTGGACAGCGACGCCACAAGCATTTGCCTGCACTCGGCCCGCGTGGCTTTGACCGACGGCTGGGGCGGCTCCATGATCGCCACCGAACTGTCAGACACCTTGTTCGGCACCCCGCAACCCCGCCAATCCACAGCCAATCTCAGCGTTCTCAAAGAAGACCAGATCAATATTCTGGTCCACGGCCACAGCCCCATTGTTTCTGAAATGCTCTTGACCGCAGTCCAGGACCCGGATCTTCTTCAGGAGGCCCGGGATGCGGGCGCTGCAGGGATTAACCTCGCCGGACTCTGTTGCACGGGCAACGAACTGCTCATGCGTCAGGGCGTGCCCATGGCTGGCAATCACCTCATGACCGAACTCGCGCTCATCACCGGGGCGGTGGAACTCATGGTCGTGGATTATCAATGCATCATGCCCAGTCTGGTGACGATCGCCGGATGTTATCACACCCAATTCGTCTCCACCTCGGAAAAGGCTCATTTTACGGGCGCCACCCATGTCGAATTCACGTACACCAATGCGATAGAGCAAGCCAGAAACGTGGTCCGCATGGCCATTGAGGCCTACCGCAATCGGGATCCGCAGCGGGTGGAGATCCCGGAGGGACCGATGCAGCTGACCACCGGTTTTTCCAACGAGGCCATCCTGGAGGCCCTGGGCGGCACTCCTGACCCGCTTCTCGATGCGCTCAAGAACGGAAGTGTCCGCGGCGTCGTGGGAATCGTCGGTTGCAACAATCCCAAACTCAAGCACGACCATTGCCACGTCAATCTGGCCCGGGAGCTGATCAAGAAAGATGTCCTGGTTTTGGCCACCGGCTGCGCCACTGTCGCTTTGGGCAAGGCTGGTCTGCTCATGCCGGATGCCGCCGGAGAAGCCGGCTCCGGGTTGCAGTCCGTCTGCCAATCCCTCGGCATCCCCCCGGTACTGCATGTCGGCAGTTGTGTCGACAACGCCCGCATCCTGCATCTGTGCGGTGTGCTGGCCAACGCCCTTGGCGTGGACATCAGCGATCTGCCTGTGGCCGCCTCGGCCCCGGAATGGTATTCGGAAAAAGCCGCGGCTATCGGCCTCTATGCCGTGGCCAGCGGGATCTACACCCATCTAGGGCTCCCACCGAACATCCAGGGGAGTCAGATGGTTACCGATCTGGCCCTGAACGGACTCAACGATGTGGTCGGTGCCGCGTTTGGTGTTTCTCCAGATCCGTTTGAGGCGGCGGACATGATCGACGCCCGGATACGGGAGAAGCGAAAAGGGCTGGGATTGTCCGAGTGATCGCGGCCTCAGCGTGCATTTCGTGGCGAGGCCCCGCACCAGCTGTGCGGAGCCGACATCCTTCAAAAAAAAAGTTGAATACGGGGGAGACAGCCAATGAAAATCGCGATTGCCGGTAAAGGTGGGGTAGGGAAAACCACGTTCACGGCCTGGCTGGCGGATTACCTGGCCCGCAACGGGGCCAACGTCTGGATGGTGGACGCGGACACCGCCCTGTCCCTGGGGCAGGCGTGTGGACTCGAGCCGCAGGAGTTACCCACCCCCCTGGTGCAGCGCGAAGATCTCGTCCAAGAGCGCATTGGCTCCGGCATGCTGGCCCTCAATCCGGACGTGGCCGATCTGCCGGACCAGTTGGCCGTGGACGTCCCCCTGGGCGGGGACGCCATTCGCCCGGGGACCAAACGCTTGTTGCTCATGGGTTCCATTGCCGGCGCCGGCGGCGGGTGCGCCTGTCATGCCAACGCGCTTTTAAAAAGTGTTCTGGCTCACCTGATGCTTTCTCCCCATGACTGGGTTCTGGTGGACCTGGAGGCCGGCGTGGAGCATCTTGGCCGGGGCACTGTGGCGGCGGTGGATCACCTGGCGGTGGTCAGCGAACCGAGCCGGCGCAGCCTGGAAGTGGCTGGACAGATTGCGCGTATGGCCATGGACCTCGGCCTGGCGCAGCAGACCCTGGTGCTCAACCGCGCCCCGATGGGCATCCAATTGCCGGACATGGCGAATCTGCCGCAAGCGCGGCTGTCGCTCCCGGTCCTGCCGGGGCTGGTGCAGCAGCAGCTCACCGACGGCAACGTACTCGGTCTGGCGGATCAGGACCGCGTGGACGCGGCTTTGGCCGAATTCGTTCTGGAACTCAGGAACCATTCGGCATGATCCTCTCGGAACGGTTTTCTTTGTGACCAGGCTCCGGCCTCGTCACACCTTTGTGTCCCAGATTGGGCACCTTCCAAGAACCGCTGCGGCCTGCCACCGCGACAAACGGCCATGTCCTGCATCTTCGCGAAGCCGCCCATGCACCTCCCCACAAACAACGCCCTCCCGGGACTTCCTGGGAGGGCGTTGTTTGTAAGGCGCGGCAGTCGCCCCAACGAGGGGCGACTGGACGGCATCAGCGGCGCGCGCTAGCTGCGCACGCCTTTCTCAATCCGAGCACCGATCTCGGTGTCGATGTTTTTCCAGTATTCCAAAGCCTTTTGCAGAACTGGCTCAGAGACCCCTTTCTTCAAGTGTCCGACCACGTTGGACACCAGCCGTTCGCGCTGGGCATCATCCATGACCTCACGCACCAATGTTCCCGGCTGGCCGAAATCGTCATCGTCTTGGCGCAGTGTATAGGCGGCGCGGACAAATTCGCCGTCGGCCGACCAGGTCGCCGATTCGGGGTAGCGCTCAGGGTCGGCCTTGGGCCCGCCCTTGGTATTCGGGGCATAGACAGGGTCTGAGACATTGTCCATGCGCATGGCCCCGCCCTTGCTGTAGCTCTGCACGGGGGCAATGGGGCGGTTGACCGGAATCTGCTTGTAGTTGACCCCGAGCCGGGCGCGGTGGGCGTCGGCGTAGGAGATCAGACGGGCCAGCAACATTTTATCCGGACTCGGCCCGATGCCGGGCACGAGATTATTCGGCTCAAAGGCCGCCTGTTCGATTTCGGTATGGAAATCGTTGGGATTGCGATTCAGGGTCAGCCGTCCGACCTCATGCAGCGGATAGTCGTTGTGGGGCCAGACCTTGGTCAGATCAAAGGGATTGAAGCGGTAGGTCTTGGCGTCCTCAAACGGCATAATCTGCACTTTGAGGGTCCAACTGGGGTTCTCACCACGCTTGATGGCTTCAAAGAGGTCGCGGCGGTGGTAGTCGGGGTCGTCGCCTGCCATGCGATCAGCTTCCTCATCCGTGAGGAAATCGATCCCCTGATCGGTCTTGAAGTGGTATTTGACCCAGAATTTTTCGCCCTTGGCATTGACCCACATATAGGTATGGCTCGTGTAGCCATTCATATGCCGATAGGTCTTGGGCACGCCGCGATCGCTCATGAGGATGGTCACTTGGTGGGCGGATTCCGGCGACTGGGTCCAGAAGTCCCACTGCATGTCGTGGTCGCGCAAGCCGCTGTCGGCCCGGCGTTTCTGGGAGTGGATGAAGTGCTGGAACTTCATGGGGTCGCGGATAAAAAAGACAGGGGTGTTGTTGCCAACCATGTCGTAGTTGCCCTCGGTGGTGTAAAATTTGAGGGCAAAGCCGCGGACGTCCCGCCAGGTGTCCGGGCTCCCGGATTCACCAGCCACTGTGGAAAACCGGGCCAGAACGTCTGTTGTGGTCCCCGGTTGGAACACGGCCGCTTTGGTGTACGCGCTCACATCCTGGGTGACCTCGAACTGACCGAAAGCCCCGGAGCCTTTGGCGTGGGGCTGACGATCAGGAATCATCTCCCGGTTGAAATTGGCCATCTGCTCCATGAGGTAGTGGTCCTGGAGCAGGATTGGCCCGTCAGGACCGACGCTCAGGGAGTGTTCGTCGCTGGAGACCGGTATGCCGGCATCATTGGTTGTGGGTTTGCGCGTGTCGTTGGTCATGAAAGTCCCCCTTGAATTTATAGGGTTACGTAGTGCTCTGAATGCGCAAAGGGCGATTCAGGGCCAGCATTCAGAAAGCGCGCTCACGCGTCCGAACGCTACCGGCCAAGTTGGCCTGGATTTCTAGGATGCAAAATCACAAAAAACCGGGTGCATTTCAAGACAAGATGTGCGCTTTTGCTCAAAGCGGGTTGAGGTTCGGCTCAAACACACGGGCCGCTAGGTCCGGATGTTCAGACCTTCCTGCACTGGGCTGGCACGGAATTGCGCACTTAGTCCACCAATTCCGGAACCCGCGGGAACTGCGTCCATCCCGGAGTCTCGTACTTAGGATAAATTATTATTCTCAAAAACCAAAGTCAACGCTTTTCCGTACACCATTGTCAGGGCGATCGAAACTGAGGCCCTTGGCAGGGGTCGGCAAACAGGTGTAGAACATACAACACACTCCAACCACACTGCACACTGGATCCAAACGTGGAGGAACGCCCATGATCTACACCATCCACCCGTTGGTCGTCGGCAGCAAAGTTTTTGACAAAGGAATGATGACCTACCAGCACGGCTACGGACGGGAGTACACCATCCCCATTTATGCGTGGTATATCCAGGGCGGAGAGCAGAATATCCTCGTGGATACTGGGGAAATGCACCCTATCCAGTCCGCGGCCCGGGAGGAGGCCATCCAGGGCGAAATCTTGACCCTGGAACAGGGTCTGGCCCGCCACAATCTGACCCCGGCGGATATCGATCTGGTCCTGCATACCCACCTGCACACCGATCATTGCGAAAACGACGCCAAATGCAGCCGGGCGACGATCTATTGCCACGAGAAGGAATTGGAAAGGATCCACAACCCCCATCCCCTAGATTTTCGTTATCTTGAGGACTTTATTGAAGAAGTGGAGGAGAATGGCCAGATCCGGACCATCACCGGCGATCAGGAAATCGTGCCCGGCATTCGGGTTATGCACACGCCCGCACACACCGAAGGCGGCCTGAGCGTCTGTATTGCCACCGCCGCCGGGACAGCGATCATCACCGGTTTTTGCGTGATTGAGGAGAACTTTTATCCACCGCCAGAGATCCGGGGCATGGAAATGGAGGTCATTCCGCCGGGCACAGTGGTCAACGCCTACCAGGCGTATGCAGACTTGTGCCGGGTCAAGGAAGAAGCCGATATCCTGATCCCCGTCCACGAACCGAAATTTGCGGATATGCGGCCGATCCCGGAGTAATACCGGTTTGGTAGCGGTCGCCTGTTTGAAAGGATAAGCACCGCTCAGCGCGACTTGGGCGCAGTCCCTTCGGGCCGGGCCAGGAGCATCTGATAGTCATCGATGACCCGGGTGGCGAATCCGGCCTCGCAATACGCAAAATACAGCGCCCAGGTGCGGCGGAACACCGCGTCGTACCCTAAGGCCTCGAGCTTGTCGCTGCAGGCCAGGAAATTGTCCCGCCACAAGTGCAATGTCCTGGCGTAATGCGGGCCAATGGCATCGAGCCAGCGCACGGTGAATCCGCTGGCGTCGCGCATGGCCTCCAGGGTTCGCGCCAAAGAGGGGAGCAGACCACCGGGAAAGATATGCTTGCGAATCCAGTCGCCCTCCCTGAGGTAGGCCTCGTAGCGCTGGTCGTAGATGGCGATGAATTGGAGAAAGACCTGCCCCTCGGGGACCAGCAGCCGATCCAGAGCGGCGAAAAACGCTTTGTGGTAGGCGTGGCCAACGGCCTCGAACATCTCAATGGAAACAATCTTGTCATACCTGTTCTCGATATCCCGGTAATCCATACGATAAAAGGCGACCAGATGGGTGAGGCCCAGATCCCGGGCCGCGTTGCAGGCAAAAGAGTATTGATTGTCGGAGATGGTCACCCCGTCGACCCGGCAGCCGTAGTGGCGGGCAGCGAAAAGGGCGAAGCCGCCCCAGCCGCACCCGATCTCCAAAACCCGGTCACCGGGCTTCAGTTCCAGACGCTCGCACACGCGGCGGTATTTGGCTTCCTGAGCCTCGCTCAAGCTGAAGTCAGGCCTTTCGAACCAGGCGCAGGAATAAGCCATGCTCGGGTCGAGAAAGGTCGCGAACAAGGTGTCGCCCAGATCGTAATGGGCCAGGATGTTGTCTCTGGCGCCGCTGCGGGTATTGCGCCGCCCTCCCAGGCGACGGAGCTTTCCGGCAAACGCCACCAGGCGGTCGGGAAGGTGCAGCGTCTGCGACAAGCGGATCTGCTCGCGATTGAGGATAAAAAACCGGATCACTTCGGTCAGCTCTGACGTTTCCCACCACCCTTCGGTATAGGCCTCCCCGAAGCCGATATCCGCGCTCGCAGCCAGACGGCGATAGAAGCGGTTGTCAGTCACCCGCAGGCAGACGTCGGGACCCTGCTGTGATCCCTCGAAACGTTCCTCGGTCTGATCCGGATGGATCAAATGCAGCCGGCCGAACCGGATATTTCGCAACACCAGGCTCAGGATCCGTCGCATCAGCCGAGCCATGAGGTCCGGTCTGCCACGGGACGCAGTACGAATGGTCATCGGGCTGCTCGGTTCTGGTTTACGGTGCACGGGCAGGCGGCGTCGAAAATAGAGACTGGCTGCCTGGCGCAAAATACGCGGATAGGTCAGCACGCGATGGGGGTGGAGAAGAAAGGCCGCCAAGGGCAGACTGCGCACCGGCCTCCCGCGTGCTTCGGACCACAGCCGGGCCTGAAGGACTCGGCGCTCGTCGCGCTGGAGATCGATACAGATGTCCACACCCCATTCCGGATCACCGATGAGAAAAACGTAGTCGCCCTGCATATCGTTAAACGGAGAGACGTGGAACCTCTTAGGAGCGGAAAAGCGGGCCGGGAAGGGCTGCTCGGCACCGTCACCCAGGACATAAAGGTGTTTTTCGCCAAAGGTGTTGTTGACCTCGACGACCACCGCCAGGCATGAGGCCGGTCGGGCTCCGCCGGTGATGATCCAGAAATTAACGGGATTGAAGATCCGGCCGCAGAAGCGGGCCGAGGTCACCAACCAGACCCGTTGCCAGGCCAGTTCCGGCTCCAGCCCCCCGGCGCTCAGAGCGCGGGCCAGCTTGGTCCGAAGCGACTGGGGCCCGGGGTAGAGATAATCGGATTCCTCAACGGACAAGAGCCGGTGCCGCGCCCGGGAACAACGTTGTGCCTTGCCCGAAGCGCGGTGGCGGGCGAAAAGCACGTTCTCCAGCCGGTCGTGGTCGAGTTCGGCGAGATCAAAAACAAAGACCGGGACTTTGTAGGTAAAAGCGTGGGACGCGGTCGTGCTGCGCTCATGGCGCAACAAGGCGGTATACAGGCGCGAGAAGGTCACAGATCTATCCCGAAATAGTTGCGGGCCACCAGCGCTCCGGAGCGGGCCCCGTCCTCGTGGAAACCGTAGCCGTGATAACTGCCGCAGAAATACGTCTCTCGCCGTCCGGACACGCCGGGCAGCAATTCCTGGGACGCTGTCGATGCCTTGGTGTACACCGGGTGGGCGTATTCGGTTGCATAGGCGATTTTCTCCGCTGCGACGTCCGGAGAAGGGTTGAGGCTGAGCAACCAGGGGGCGTGGGCCGAGAAACGTTGGAGGCGGTTCATCCAATAGGTCACCTGCACCGGCTGCCTGGCGGTTGTTGCAGGCTGGCGCAGGACATTCCAGCAGGCCCAGGCCCGTTTGTAGGGTGGCATATGGGCGGGGTCACAATGCAAGACGGCCCGGTTTCGGGAATATCGCCACTCCCCGAGGGCAGCCTGCTCGGCATCGTCCGCATCTTCCAGCAAAGCCAGGGCCTGATCGGCGTGGACCGCGATGACCACGGCGTCATACCGGGCCTCCCCACCGTCGTACCGGATCAGTGGGGCAGTTCCCGTGTCGCGCTGCACCGAGCGCACCGGTAGCCCCAGCCGGATACGTCCCGGGAACTGGTCGGCAAAGGCCTGAACATAGGTAGTGCTGCCGCCTTTGATATACCGCCATTGTGGCATCTGCGCCGGATCCAGCAGGCCGTGGTTCTCAAAAAACCGGATAAACGAGGCCGCCGGGGCGTCCAGGGCATCGGCTTCGGGGGCGGACCAGATAGCCTGGGTCATGGGGGCCAGATAGTCACGTCGAAGCCGTGGTGAAGCCTGGAGTCGCTCCAGATACTCCGCCAGCGTGAGGTCGTCGAGGACGCCCGCGGCCAAATCGGACCGCGCCCGGCGGTTAAAGCGCAGGATATGGCCCAAAAACCACCAGAAACGGGGATCCAGGAGCTGGCGGGAGCGGGCGAATACGCCGGCCAGGTTTGTTCCGGCGTAGGCCAGGCGGCGCTCGAGATCGCAATAGGAAAAGGACATCTCCGTTGCCGCGCCCTGAATGCCAAGTTCCTGAAGAAAACTGATAAAAAAGGGATAGGTCCGGTCGTTATAGACAATAAAACCAGTGTCCACCGGCATGTCGGCGTCGGCTCCAAATTTTCCGCCGATGCTCACCGTATTGGCGTGGCCGCCGAGGCGGTTCCGGGCTTCAATGAGATCGACCCGGTGGTGCCGGGAAAGGTAATGGGCGGCGACCATGCCGGAGACGCCGCCGCCGATGACCGCGATATGCTGGGGCTTCATTGCGGGGTCCTTTTGGAAAAGAGATACTGGGAAACCAGCCATTCGTCGCCGCCGGCAAACGCGAACAACTCCGAGCAGGCCATGAGAAACAGCCGCCAGCGGACCAACTGCCGTTGCGGCCCCACGGATCCCGCTCCGGGTGCCAGACAGTCCCGGGCCGCCTCAGGAGAGGCGTCCAACAAGGCCAGCCAAGCGTCAAGGGTCCGGGCGTAGTGGCGGCCTGAAACCCGCCAATGGTCTTCAAGGACCAACGCCTGCTGGAGGTGGAGAGCCAAACTGTCCGAGGGCATCATGCCGCCGGTGAAAAAAAGTTCGCCCATCCAGTGCCCAGGCCCGGACCGGAAAAAATAGGCGAGTTCACGGTGGGTGAAGACATGGAGAAACAAGTGTCCCCCGTCTGCAAGCCAGGAAGCGATTCTGGCCAACAAGGCCTGCCAGTTACGCATGTGTTCAAACATTTCTACGGACACGATACGGTCAAAGGGCACGGCCGCCGCCGGAGGTGCGAAATCGTTCATATCCGCGGTCAACGCCTCCACGTTGCTCAATCCCCGCTTGGCCGCCTGCTCGCGGATATGCAGGCCCTGGTCACGGGCATTGGAAACGGCCCAGAAGCGGCTATTGGGAAACCGTTCTGCGGCCCACAGGGTGAACGAGCCCCAACCGCAGCCAAGATCCAGGACCCGCATGCCGTCCTGAAGACCGGCCCGTTCCGCACTCAAGGCGAGCATCCGCTCCTCAGCTGCCTGCAACTCGGTGCGTTCGCGCTCAGCAGCCTGCGGACCGGGAATGCGGCCCAATTCCGGTTCGGACCAGAGACAGGCGCTGTATTTCATCCACGGTCCGAGCATGATTTCGAAAAAACGGGGCGGCACTTCATAGTGTTGCTGGTTGGAGGCCTGGGGAGCCGCAGCAATCGGGCCGGCAGCCATTGAGCGCAGATGCGTGCGCACCAATTCCTGACACGCTTCACTTGACCCGGGATCTTCGCGGCGGAGAACCGCCCGATGCCGGGCCCGAATGGCAGCGCGGATGAGCGAATCCGGTAAACGGCCGGTTTCAGCCAGATAGGTTCCAAGACTCATCGCTTCCGCTCCTTGGGGGGCCTGGGAAAAAAGGGGCTGACACGCTGTTTGTAGGCCGCCAGTTCCGAATGGCGTTCGCCCATTTTCTTTTCGGTCAGGGTCACACCGGAAACTTTAAGCAGCAAGAAAGTGAGTAATAGCGGACTGATGACTGTCCAGGCGCCGCCGGGCACCTGACAGGCAACGACAAAAATCGCCCACCACATGACCGTCTCACCGAAATAGTTCGGATGCCGGGTGTAGCGCCACAATCCTGTGTCCAGAATCCGCCCCTTATTAACCGGATCGGCTTTGAACCGGTAGAGTTGTTCGTCGCCGACGGCCTCCCAGTAGAACCCGAAAGACCACAGCAAAAGCCCAAGCAGATCCAGCCAGGTCAGTTCCGGAGGCGCGCTGGCTGCAATGCCGAGTTGCAGCGGCAACGCGAGAATCCAGACAAGGACCGCCTGGAGGCCGAAAACGGTCACCAGGGATCGGATCCAGAACACTTCGGGACGATCGGCCCGCATGTCGGCATAACGCGGATCTTCCGGTTTGCCCCAATTGCGACGGGTCACATGCGCAGCCAGCCGGACCGCCCAGAGTGAGACCAGCGCGACGAGGAGAATGCCCCGTTCCAGAGTGCCCCCGGTGAGCAGGTACGTCAGCCATGCCACAACGGCGAAACCCGGCCCCCAGAAGCCATCGACCACAGAGACCTTGCCCCGCCAGAGATGGACCAGCCAGGCCACCCCCATGACTGCCAGAACAGCCAACAGATTCAGAAGCATGACGGCGATCAGGCTCATTTGGCTTCTCCTTTGGCCAAAAATGTCGACCAAAGTGGTTTATTGACGCGCGTCAAGGGCATGGGCCTCCAGGTCCTCAAGGGACACATAGCGCAACGCGGCTTCGTTGGTAGCCTCGAGGATCACCGGCGGCGCCACCCCCTTCTCCAGGGCTTCCCTCCAGCGCAGAGCGCACAGACACCACCGGTCTCCGGGGCTGAGACCCGGAAATCCGAAATGCGGCGCCGGGGTCATCAAATCATTGCCCCTGCTCTGAGTGAAGCGCAAAAAGGCCTCGGTCATCTCGGCGCAGACGACATGCGATCCCTGGTCCTGAGGACCGGTTTCGCAACCCCCGGTGCGGAAAAAGCCTGTTTGCGGCCCGAAGCTGCAAGGGCGCAACGGTTTACCGTAAATATTTTTGGCAGCAGTCACAGGACCTCCAGAGGAAAGCTGTCTATCGTAGTAGTATCTAAACACTTTTCTATACGGCCATGTCAAGGCCCAGTTTGGCCGTGTGCTGTGCATCGGGGGGTATTTCCCTGGAGGCAATAGTGTCACCGCAGCGGGGAAGGACTTGCCCAGCGGCACCATTTGCAGTACCTCCCAAAAGCCCGCAACAGGCTATTGCCCGTACAGCACCA
The sequence above is drawn from the Desulfohalobium retbaense DSM 5692 genome and encodes:
- a CDS encoding DUF1295 domain-containing protein, which translates into the protein MSLIAVMLLNLLAVLAVMGVAWLVHLWRGKVSVVDGFWGPGFAVVAWLTYLLTGGTLERGILLVALVSLWAVRLAAHVTRRNWGKPEDPRYADMRADRPEVFWIRSLVTVFGLQAVLVWILALPLQLGIAASAPPELTWLDLLGLLLWSFGFYWEAVGDEQLYRFKADPVNKGRILDTGLWRYTRHPNYFGETVMWWAIFVVACQVPGGAWTVISPLLLTFLLLKVSGVTLTEKKMGERHSELAAYKQRVSPFFPRPPKERKR
- a CDS encoding DUF2237 family protein — translated: MTAAKNIYGKPLRPCSFGPQTGFFRTGGCETGPQDQGSHVVCAEMTEAFLRFTQSRGNDLMTPAPHFGFPGLSPGDRWCLCALRWREALEKGVAPPVILEATNEAALRYVSLEDLEAHALDARQ
- a CDS encoding NAD(P)/FAD-dependent oxidoreductase, which codes for MKPQHIAVIGGGVSGMVAAHYLSRHHRVDLIEARNRLGGHANTVSIGGKFGADADMPVDTGFIVYNDRTYPFFISFLQELGIQGAATEMSFSYCDLERRLAYAGTNLAGVFARSRQLLDPRFWWFLGHILRFNRRARSDLAAGVLDDLTLAEYLERLQASPRLRRDYLAPMTQAIWSAPEADALDAPAASFIRFFENHGLLDPAQMPQWRYIKGGSTTYVQAFADQFPGRIRLGLPVRSVQRDTGTAPLIRYDGGEARYDAVVIAVHADQALALLEDADDAEQAALGEWRYSRNRAVLHCDPAHMPPYKRAWACWNVLRQPATTARQPVQVTYWMNRLQRFSAHAPWLLSLNPSPDVAAEKIAYATEYAHPVYTKASTASQELLPGVSGRRETYFCGSYHGYGFHEDGARSGALVARNYFGIDL
- a CDS encoding SAM-dependent methyltransferase, which encodes MSLGTYLAETGRLPDSLIRAAIRARHRAVLRREDPGSSEACQELVRTHLRSMAAGPIAAAPQASNQQHYEVPPRFFEIMLGPWMKYSACLWSEPELGRIPGPQAAERERTELQAAEERMLALSAERAGLQDGMRVLDLGCGWGSFTLWAAERFPNSRFWAVSNARDQGLHIREQAAKRGLSNVEALTADMNDFAPPAAAVPFDRIVSVEMFEHMRNWQALLARIASWLADGGHLFLHVFTHRELAYFFRSGPGHWMGELFFTGGMMPSDSLALHLQQALVLEDHWRVSGRHYARTLDAWLALLDASPEAARDCLAPGAGSVGPQRQLVRWRLFLMACSELFAFAGGDEWLVSQYLFSKRTPQ